The sequence below is a genomic window from Perca fluviatilis chromosome 13, GENO_Pfluv_1.0, whole genome shotgun sequence.
ttataataatcctGTAGGACTACAGAGTAAGTACACATGACTTCTAACCAGATTGTGCACTATGAAGGGCAGAGGAACCATATCTCTGTAATCAGGTTATTTAGTAACACAGAATAAACAGCTGAGTAAATGTTAAAGAATTGGTCTGATTTAACAAAGCTGATCCCAACACTACACACCTCTCTGTCATCAAAGAGTTCAGAGAATCCTTTTCTCACAGATCCCGTTCTTATTATCAGAATCATATCTTTGTGTCCATTTTCCATGTTGATCGCAGCATGTTGGAGGGTAACCTTCATAGTGAGTCAGTCCTGATGCCCAGAACCTGTCAGACAGataaaatgttcttttatcaaACAGCTGAAACTCCTGATTGTTGTTCATTTGAAATAAACTGTTTAATTTCACTTTAAGTATTAATATTATCTGTAAATAatcaaattatttaaataacttGTTTAAGATTAAGCtttgtaaagtgatgtaatCTGTAACAGCTGCTAATGAAAGAATGAAACCTTGttcagtgtctgtctgtctgtctgtatgtatgtctctctctctctctctctctctctctctctctctctctctctctctctctctctggggaaACCAACCAACTCAGCATCTTTCAATGTAAAACAATTGTTTTAGTGACAAACAGTGACCATGATGGAGTTGTGATGGAaacaaaaaatctttaaaatttCTCACGTTTCTGTCAGCGGTGATCCGTCCACCCATTTCCATCCTTGGCTCCTTTCATACCGTAGACCAATCCAGGACTCTCCATCCTTACTCAGCTCAGTGACAAACTTCTAGAAGTTGACGAGAGAAAACAATCATTTCTCTGTACACAGTTCAACATTTCTGTCGGTCATCTTGTGACTTCATCAGCCACAACAAACACAAGAGGGATCCCTCGGTCCACCACACACTGAGGACTGGACCCAACAGCATGACAGTAAACACACATTAGTAATGGAGGAAAGTGATGAAAGACATTTATACTCAGCAGAGAAACATAGAATGTATGAGGAACTGCACGTTTTGTACTCATAAGAGAGTCGGCCTTATTAAGGATAATGACGAGTCTGCTTATAGGCAGGAAGTGTCTCATCTGGTTGGGTGGTGTGATAAGAACAATCTGGAGCTTAACTAACAACAGACAGTGGAAATGGTGATAGACTTCCGCAgagccccctcctccctcccaccCCTAACCATCAAGAGCTCTGTTGTGAAGGAGGTAGAGTCATTTAAATTCTTAGGCACTGTCATCACAAACAATCTGAAATGGGAGGAAAACAGTTCCTCCATTATCAAGAGGGCTCacagtcaattcaattcaaatttatTTTATGTGCAATGTCACCATGAGATATGGTCTCAAAACACTGTACAATAGGGAATTCAGTAAAAAGTTaggattaaaatacaaaatacatccAAAATCATTGCGGGTATATAcaccagtgttgccacagttactttgaaaaagtaacttagttactttacagattacttgattataaaagtaatttagttactttacagatttcttgattttaaaagtaacgaagttagattacaagttactttattagttacattcagcaactgccgacaacacccccacagcctcaacataaaaatgacaaccggttttactgtgaggcagctcggtgttccagtagtagggatctggtttattatggccgCGAAGGAAccgagtcaaccgtgtttaagggcagcatttccgctacaacataggcctactgcccgacccaacttcttcaactctcccccacttactggttttgcaccgatgtccagcttttgttgtttgggggcctccttctctctgcttcgcaccacctgctgggacttgctctgtaagtttgactgcagtgctgcgactcaaATGTTTCTTCAGATGTGAcggtagtgtttttgtagctagatagcactttgtcgccaccagcacagagtgtaccacgaaccttaatattgccgtctttagctgacacaaactcaaaatagtgactgtatttccagctagaaagcgcgcgcctcactcctccctccattgttgtttacgtttgtgtcgctgcgtggtaccGCGTGAACGGTCCTCATAcaaacgtgacttgtcgcatgCGACTTCACTCCCGAGGcgaagaagaaagcaaaaatatatatttttactaaggaaaatgacaaaaatagtaacacaCAGTGAcgtggataagtaactttaatctgattactggtttggaaatagtaacgagTTAGATTAGTCGTTACTGAAAAATGTGGTCAGATTAGAGTGGCATCactgatatacacacacataaaaactaattaaaaagtGCTACAAGAGTAAAAACAGAAGATAGAGGAAGTCATTGTAATGGTCCAAAATGTTTTGATTTAAAAGTGGTGATAGAGCTGGCTTCTCTGACATATAACGGAAGGTTATTCCAGAGGTGTGGTGCACAGTGGAATGTTTTTCCTGAGGCAGTTAAAGGAGAACTCTcgaatttttacgttaatcttgatcgctatatgtataggagtattgtcgatagcaaaaaaaacgagccaaatcggtgctagcaacacggagctgctgcagctaatgccgagagctcccactcagctaaaacggcagttatgggggcataagataaagagtgtcgttgtgcctcttaacagacacaaaatgcaattaaaatgtctgtgcaacatgaacagggcccttacatgacaacaagatgcatttagcaacttagccattgtttaaattcacctaccctcttagctgctagctgccgtctggtctgttagctgctagctgccgtctggtctgtttccatgtagttacatagtctctgatatgatcataaccactacagtgctcaattacctatttttgaggggggaataaacttcaatatttcgccgtgaaagcatgaactgtcctctggaggacatccaacagaccagcgggcgcctgtggattgttgtcggcagcggcaggtgagggaggcggggaggaagtagaaggatgcccggtcggggctgctagcctggctaaggacactaccacacaattcgccactgcagagactcatattcaccaacgacagcacacaaaatggatatatatgctacaaatacacatggaactgctgcgtgatgattattaccgagcctgcctgaacacactcactcatcccagacggcagctagcaactaagagggtaggtgaatttaaacaatggctaagttgctaaacgcatcttgttgtcatgtaagggccctgttcatgttgcacagacattttaattgcattttgtgtctgttaagaggcacaacgacactctttatcttatgcccccataactgccgttttagctgagtgggagctctcggcattagctgcagcagctccgtgttgctagcaccgatttggctctttttttttgctgtcaaCAGTATTCATATacttatagcgatcaagattaacgtaaaaattgcccggagttctcctttaaccaAACTGAACGTCTCCAGCTCTGTTCGGTCTAGGTTTTACAGAGTCACTGTGGAAAGCCTTCTGTCAACATCCATTTCTGTATGGTTTGCCTCAGCATCGGCCCAAGAGAAGAACAGACTGCAGCGCATTGTGCGCACAGCAGAGAACCCTCTGTTAACCAACTGtacactactgtctacactgcactatatttcttgtcctgtctacacttgaatatcacattgcacttttatGCTCTTTTTGcccttctggttggacgcaaactgcatttaagGACATTTTATCAAGATTTAAAATTGacattatgtacagtatatttaaatatttccatTAAATGTCATTTTCTCTAAAATCACTCactcagaaacaaacacactcacctGTTCCTCTTTGTTGTTTATGATGACCAGATCTGCTCCTCTCTGCTGACAGTCAGCTCTGCTTCTAGTCCAAGTCTTCTCCTCTTTAGATTTAAAGTAACAACTGCGTCCAAATCTCGTCAATCCATCAGGACACCACTTCTCTTAATGTCAAACAAGTCTTAATGACAGCTTTCATATCATTCAGTGTCAAAGTGATAATACTTGGAGTTCTAACTATTTATTTAAAGATCTTTCTGTCCTATGTTAAGTTTCCCTTTCAGGATGTTAACTCTGTAAATAATTTGAAGTTTCACTCTGGTTTTATATCTAATTTGTAAGTGACTGTCTCtaacagaaatattcacattatCAGGGAAACAGTTATAATCAATAGTAACTACACAATTGAGGTCTATGATTAAATGTGTATAATACAGGAGTTTACTGGTTTTAAACTTTTCTCACCTTCAGTTCTATTCTTCAGCTGCTTTACTTCATCCTGTAACTTACTGTAGTTGTTGCTCAGTTGGTCGTATCTGGTCTGCAGAAAAGTGACTGAAATATAAGATATGGTGTGTCATGATTGTgagttctgtttcctgttttctttTGAAGTCCGTCTTGtctcccttgtcttgtctagtttacTTCCTCTTTGGTCTTTCCCTCCCTGGTTattgccctaatgtgtttcacctgttgtatcacctgtcccttgttagtccctgttacctcttgtatttagtctctctgtttcccttgTCTGTTGTCGGATTCTTATTTTCTGTTCCAGTGGTTCTTGTCGTGTTCTGTCCTGCCTTAAGTGTTTTCCTGGCTGTAATAAATCTCTGTATAACTGCATGTGGGTCCTAACTTTCTCTCCGCCGTTACAGAAGAATCCGACCACATATGGACCCAGCAGGTATGGAATTTATTCCCTTTATTCACCCGTTGGACTCTGATGGGGAGTTCATGATCTCTTTTTATCACTCCCTGCATGATGAGGATCCCGCCTTTGCTAGCCAACTCATGAAGGTACGCTGGCAGGCTGTGGAGCGGGAATTCAGCCTTCCAGTGCTCAAGCAGTCTTTTGAGCTAACCTGTGTACCTGAGCTTGAGCTAACCTGTGTACCTGAGCTTGAGCTAACCTGTGTACCTGAGCCTGAGCCGACCCGTGTACCTGAGCCTGAGCCGACCCGTGTACCTGAGCCTGAGCCGACCCGTGTACCTGAGCCTGAGCCGACCCGTGAACCGGAATCGCCactgacgtgcagccgcccggaatcgccgctgacgtgcagccgctCAGAACCGCCGCTTACGACTGACCTCCCAGAGTCTACGTCGCCCGACGTCCCAGAGACTTTGCCGGTCTCCGGCGCCCCAGAGACTTTGCTGGTGGATCGGCCGACTCCTGCCCACCGGGTTTTGTTGGCGGTCCGTCCGACCTCTGCTCCAGTTACCTTGTCGGCGGGTTGGCCGACTCCTGATCTTCTAACCTTGTTGGCAGACATCAGCCCAGCTGACTCGT
It includes:
- the LOC120572055 gene encoding CD209 antigen-like protein A, with amino-acid sequence MLAGLFIRFTFLQTRYDQLSNNYSKLQDEVKQLKNRTEEKWCPDGLTRFGRSCYFKSKEEKTWTRSRADCQQRGADLVIINNKEEQKFVTELSKDGESWIGLRYERSQGWKWVDGSPLTETFWASGLTHYEGYPPTCCDQHGKWTQRYDSDNKNGICEKRIL